The following proteins are co-located in the Silene latifolia isolate original U9 population chromosome 1, ASM4854445v1, whole genome shotgun sequence genome:
- the LOC141644537 gene encoding uncharacterized protein LOC141644537, which translates to MPVLPRIKVFFWQLCHDCLATKVNIAKRLTGHDMDCPFCYNNMETCLHMFRDCGWVEGFWEGLGLQVSVEGGGERVREWVETTLKEMWEKSCVEFMVGCWALWERRNKFIFEGVRGELNGVNTRVRGLLGEMRADDKRELYSCAGNGSKAKTGDWRGVEEQGEDGNKRGEEQGWAKPREGVVKVNIDAGFMEGMGMGFGVVCRDEHGVVTRVVAVQMEGTWDVKMAEAHAVLVGGEGSH; encoded by the coding sequence ATGCCAGTTCTTCCCCGTATCAAGGTGTTTTTCTGGCAATTATGTCACGACTGCTTAGCTACAAAGGTGAACATCGCGAAGAGGCTAACTGGGCATGACATGGATTGTCCGTTTTGCTACAATAATATGGAGACTTGTCTCCATATGTTTCGGGATTGTGGGTGGGTGGAGGGTTTCTGGGAGGGATTGGGGCTGCAAGTGTCGGTGGAAGGTGGGGGAGAGAGGGTGAGGGAGTGGGTAGAGACCACTTTGAAGGAGATGTGGGAGAAGAGTTGCGTAGAGTTCATGGTAGGATGTTGGGCATTGTGGGAACGGAGGAACAAGTTCATCTTTGAGGGTGTAAGGGGTGAGCTAAATGGGGTAAATACTCGGGTGAGGGGACTGTTAGGGGAGATGAGAGCGGATGACAAGAGGGAGTTGTACTCTTGCGCAGGAAATGGGTCAAAGGCGAAAACAGGGGATTGGAGAGGAGTGGAGGAACAAGGGGAGGATGGTAATAAGAGGGGGGAGGAACAGGGATGGGCGAAGCCTAGGGAAGGAGTTGTAAAGGTTAATATAGATGCCGGATTCATGGAGGGAATGGGAATGGGTTTTGGGGTCGTGTGCAGAGATGAACATGGGGTGGTAACGAGAGTTGTGGCAGTGCAGATGGAGGGGACGTGGGATGTGAAGATGGCGGAAGCACACGCTGTGTTGGTAGGGGGTGAAGGAAGCCATTGA
- the LOC141604248 gene encoding multiple C2 domain and transmembrane region protein 10: MKMKEKLVVEVIGAFNLMPKDGEGSSSPFVEVEFENQRLRTKVKDKDLNPVWNEKLVFHVNDVADLPYTSLEVNVFNEKKSSNSRNFLGKVRISGSNIGKQGEEIAQLFTLDKRSLFSHVRGEITLKLYVSCKENINNNNNNIIINNNSNSNSHDNDNKVTVVGKGKKKVQNASNSITFQQQTMVENSNNNNGGGGQNGDMGKNQSKGELKPVVITTLENAGVAGGVGGGGRGIMGIYSNGVGVGVSSQEFSLKETSPHLGGGPQNKDKTSSTYDLVEQMQYLYVRVVKARDLLLFGGMEVLAEVKLGNYKGITKRVVPNRAEWDQVFAFSKDCIQSSMVEVFVKERENNDFLGRIWFDLNEVPKRVPPDSQLAPQWYRMEDRRGDKSKAGEVMVSIWFGTQADEAFSEAWHSKAANVHLDGLNSIKSKVYLSPKLWYLRVSVIEAQDIVLGEKGGSLMRYPEFLVRVQVGNQMLRTRVSPAGVKRSMSNPSWNEDLIFVVPEPFEDYLLVSVEDRIAPGREEVLGRLLLPVAAIERRWDDKTVPSRWFNLDSHNTNQFMNMGDPSKSMNRFGSQIHIRASLDGGYHVLDEATMYSSDLRPTAKQLWRPHIGVLEMGILGATGLMPMKIKEGKGGTTDAYCVAKYGQKWVRTRTVVDSLSPEWNEQYTWEVFDPCTVITVGVFDNCRIDRNISRDSRIGKVRIRLSTLETDRVYTHSYPLLMLHTSGVKKMGEIHLAVRFSCTNMGNMLHMYATPLLPKMHYVQPMSVNQLESLRYQATNVVAARLSRSEPSLGREVVEYMLDHDSHMWSMRRSKANFFRLVNVVSGGVGLVRWVEVMRSWTRPVYSSMFVVKFLLLVIFPELIIPTVLTCMAVLGMWRYKSRPRQPPHMDTRLSHADSVYPDELDEEFDSFPTSRSSEIVRARYDRLRSVAGRIQTVVGDMATQGERFQALLSWRDPRASFLFIIICLIAAFGFYVVPIKVVVALWGIYYLRPPKFRSKLPPKVLSFFRRLPSKADSLL; this comes from the coding sequence ATGAAAATGAAGGAGAAGCTTGTAGTAGAAGTGATAGGAGCATTTAACTTGATGCCAAAAGATGGTGAAGGTTCATCATCACCGTTTGTTGAAGTTGAGTTTGAGAATCAACGGTTAAGAACTAAGGTAAAAGATAAAGATTTAAACCCTGTTTGGAATGAAAAGCTTGTTTTTCATGTTAATGATGTTGCTGATTTACCTTATACAAGTTTAGAGGTAAATGTTTTTAATGAGAAAAAGTCTAGTAATAGTAGAAATTTTCTTGGTAAAGTTAGGATTTCTGGTTCTAATATTGGTAAACAAGGTgaagaaattgctcaactttTTACCCTTGATAAAAGGAGCCTATTTTCTCATGTTAGAGGTGAAATTACTCTCAAACTTTATGTTTCATGCAAAGAaaatattaataacaataataacaatattattattaataataatagtaatagtaatagtcatgataatgataataaagtTACTGTGGTTGGGAAAGGTAAAAAGAAGGTGCAAAATGCGAGTAACTCAATAACATTTCAGCAACAAACAATGGTGGAaaacagtaacaataataatgGTGGAGGTGGTCAAAATGGTGATATGGGTAAAAACCAAAGCAAAGGTGAGTTAAAGCCAGTTGTCATAACTACCCTTGAGAATGCAGGGGTAGCAGGGGGTGTGGGAGGTGGAGGGAGGGGTATTATGGGAATTTACTCAAATGGGGTTGGGGTTGGGGTTTCATCACAAGAGTTTTCCTTAAAGGAGACAAGTCCACATTTAGGTGGTGGCCCACAAAACAAGGACAAAACTAGTTCTACTTATGATCTTGTTGAACAAATGCAGTATTTGTATGTTAGGGTTGTGAAAGCTAGAGATTTGTTATTGTTTGGGGGTATGGAGGTTTTGGCTGAGGTTAAGTTAGGGAATTATAAAGGGATTACAAAGAGGGTTGTTCCGAATCGAGCCGAGTGGGATCAAGTTTTTGCATTTTCTAAGGATTGTATTCAATCTTCAATGGTGGAGGTGTTTGTTAAGGAAAGGGAGAATAATGATTTCTTGGGTAGGATTTGGTTTGATTTGAATGAAGTTCCGAAACGTGTTCCTCCTGATAGTCAGCTTGCACCACAATGGTATAGAATGGAGGATAGGAGAGGTGATAAATCAAAGGCAGGTGAGGTTATGGTGTCTATTTGGTTTGGGACTCAAGCTGATGAGGCTTTTTCCGAGGCGTGGCATTCCAAGGCTGCAAATGTTCATCTTGATGGTCTTAATTCAATCAAATCCAAGGTTTATTTGTCTCCTAAATTGTGGTATTTGAGGGTTAGTGTAATTGAGGCTCAAGATATTGTGTTGGGGGAAAAGGGTGGTTCTTTAATGAGGTATCCTGAGTTTTTGGTTCGAGTTCAGGTTGGAAATCAGATGTTGAGAACTAGGGTTTCCCCTGCTGGGGTAAAGAGGTCAATGAGCAATCCTTCCTGGAATGAGGACTTGATCTTTGTAGTTCCTGAGCCTTTTGAGGATTACTTACTGGTGTCGGTTGAGGACCGAATTGCTCCTGGTCGAGAAGAGGTGCTTGGAAGGCTTCTTTTGCCTGTGGCTGCTATTGAGAGAAGGTGGGATGATAAGACTGTCCCTTCTAGATGGTTCAACCTTGATAGTCATAATACCAACCAATTTATGAATATGGGCGACCCGTCAAAAAGCATGAATCGGTTTGGGTCTCAGATCCATATAAGGGCATCTCTGGATGGCGGGTATCATGTCCTAGACGAGGCGACAATGTATAGCAGTGATCTTAGGCCGACTGCCAAACAGCTGTGGAGGCCTCATATTGGTGTGCTTGAGATGGGTATTTTAGGTGCAACAGGTCTGATGCCAATGAAGATCAAGGAAGGCAAAGGTGGGACTACAGATGCTTACTGTGTGGCCAAGTATGGTCAGAAATGGGTTCGGACTAGGACCGTCGTTGACTCACTATCTCCCGAATGGAACGAGCAGTACACATGGGAAGTCTTTGATCCTTGCACTGTAATTACAGTTGGTGTCTTTGATAACTGCAGGATTGACAGAAACATCTCTAGGGATTCCAGAATCGGAAAGGTCCGAATTAGGCTGTCCACTCTTGAAACAGATCGGGTCTACACTCATTCTTACCCGCTTTTAATGCTGCATACTTCTGGTGTGAAGAAAATGGGGGAGATCCATTTGGCAGTCAGGTTTTCCTGTACTAATATGGGTAATATGCTTCATATGTACGCAACCCCTTTACTACCTAAGATGCATTATGTCCAACCCATGTCGGTTAACCAGCTTGAAAGTCTCCGATACCAAGCCACCAATGTGGTGGCAGCTAGGTTAAGCCGTTCTGAGCCCTCGTTGGGTCGAGAGGTAGTTGAGTACATGCTTGACCACGATTCCCATATGTGGAGCATGAGAAGGAGCAAGGCCAACTTTTTTAGACTAGTGAACGTTGTATCAGGCGGTGTTGGCCTTGTTCGCTGGGTTGAGGTAATGCGATCCTGGACCAGGCCTGTTTACTCGTCAATGTTTGTCGTCAAGTTCCTCTTGCTGGTCATCTTCCCAGAGCTGATCATCCCAACAGTGCTGACCTGTATGGCTGTACTGGGAATGTGGCGGTACAAGTCAAGGCCACGTCAGCCGCCACACATGGACACCAGATTGTCACATGCTGACAGTGTGTACCCTGATGAGCTCGACGAGGAGTTTGATTCCTTCCCAACAAGCAGGAGCTCGGAGATTGTGAGAGCCCGATATGATAGGCTACGGAGTGTGGCAGGAAGGATACAGACTGTAGTTGGAGATATGGCGACTCAAGGTGAAAGATTTCAGGCATTGTTGAGTTGGAGGGACCCAAGGGCAAGCTTCTTGTTTATAATTATCTGCTTGATTGCCGCGTTTGGGTTCTATGTTGTGCCGATTAAGGTGGTGGTGGCGTTGTGGGGGATATACTACCTGAGACCACCCAAGTTTAGAAGCAAGTTACCACCTAAGGTGTTGAGTTTCTTTAGAAGGCTGCCGTCTAAGGCAGATAGCCTACTGTGA
- the LOC141644521 gene encoding putative mitochondrial protein AtMg00310: MSVFKIPTTFCDELRSMVSAFWWGSDNGRRKMSWVAWSKMCKPKCRGGLGFRDFAKFNKALLGKQAWRLMTNDTCLMARVLKGKYFGDRSFVDVELGHNPSYTWRSIWEAREVVMRGVRRRIGDGWSTSVWLDPWIPKTQSRRVISPRLDNEVEMKVAHLLRDDGLGWDRQKVSSLFLPFEQERVYSIRISATKPVDDWCWDFEKDGEYSVRSAYKLLFDDGSGIE, from the coding sequence ATGAGTGTATTCAAAATCCCAACGACATTCTGTGATGAACTACGCTCTATGGTGTCGGCTTTCTGGTGGGGTTCGGACAATGGGAGGAGGAAAATGTCGTGGGTGGCGTGGAGCAAAATGTGTAAGCCAAAGTGCCGTGGAGGTTTGGGATTTCGAGATTTCGCGAAGTTCAATAAAGCTCTATTAGGAAAACAGGCTTGGAGACTTATGACAAATGATACCTGTCTTATGGCTCGAGTTCTCAAAGGGAAATATTTCGGGGACCGTTCTTTTGTCGATGTGGAGCTCGGTCACAACCCGAGCTATACTTGGAGGAGCATTTGGGAAGCTAGGGAGGTTGTTATGCGAGGAGTGAGACGACGAATTGGAGATGGCTGGAGCACTTCGGTGTGGTTGGATCCTTGGATCCCGAAAACTCAATCTCGACGTGTCATTTCTCCTAGGCTGGACAACGAAGTGGAGATGAAAGTAGCCCACCTACTGCGAGATGATGGCTTGGGCTGGGATCGACAGAAAGTGAGCTCCCTGTTTCTACCCTTCGAACAGGAGAGGGTCTATAGCATTCGCATTAGTGCAACGAAGCCAGTGGACGATTGGTGTTGGGATTTTGAGAAGGATGGTGAATATTCGGTTCGCTCGGCATACAAATTACTTTTCGATGATGGCAGCGGGATAGAATAG